A stretch of DNA from Brachyhypopomus gauderio isolate BG-103 chromosome 7, BGAUD_0.2, whole genome shotgun sequence:
GACCATTTTTTTCATATTACAAAACAATTACATGCTTCTAAGATGAGTGAAAATATTTGAGATATAAATAAGAAGGAAAAAGTTTTATTCTTAAAAATCCTGGGGAAAAATAcattaatataatttttaacATAGCATGTGTGTCAAAATTTGAAACCTTTAAGTTCCAGTAGATTCTTTAGATCTTTCTCAGATATAAGGCAGAGAGACCTTTTAAAGCCACATTTGCATTTGAAGGTTCTTTATTCCCATCTTTGAGTCAAGAGATCTAGCTCACATCATCTCGTCCACAGGGGAGCAGCTGTATTTTCTTGGCGATGCCCTCTGCTATGTTTTTACTGCTTGCTACGATCAACCTCCTAGACATCAGATCAAACGGCCCCCCTGCAATACAAACGGACATCTGGATTTACTGAGGTGAAGCATACCTCAAGTTTGCATCTTTGAATAATAGCTAATGGGAGCCCTTGGCTTCTCAGGGATAAACGTCAAGCACTTGACTTAAAGCACTCGATTTATTCCCCAGGCACAAATGACCTTTTATCATGGAGACAATAAAATATAACGCAAATCAAGGTAACTGAAAAAATGACCAGTCGTTTTTCATGGTTTAGTGAAGAGCGGCGGCAGAAACGGGACATATCTCGCGCACATCTCTTACCTTGCATTGACTGTTGAAATAAATTAATACAAATCGAATTTTAAAACTGTGATTCTTTCAAAAACAACGCAGCACTGGTTTCGCGCCACACACCGAAGCAGGCCCACAGACTGCAGACAGGACAACGAGTCAAGCCCGCAGCACGAGCGGCTGTTTCCCGAGCGCTCACGCCTGCCATCTGCCacctgcccctcctgcccctcctgccccaccGGCACATCAAGAGGAACATAAAGAAGCCCCGGTGATGGCAGCAGCGCAGGGCAAGAGCAGGTGGCAGATAACGGCGGTGAAGATGCTCCTGCCCTGTGGCTCTTAAACATTCCCCTTGTGATTTCCAAAGAGACAAAggaggccccccccccccccccccccccgctgcaACATGAAGTTCAGGACACGGAGCACCATAATGCAGTACCTTCCCTTTTGGCATTAATCAGCGCAAACGGACACCCCAGCGGAGCCTGCACCTGCCACCTGATCTCCCGCAGGTACACTACACCTACAGCACCGACttgcacccacacacagagaTTAATACACAACAGCATGGAAAGCGccatctacacacaaacactgtataAAGCAACATCTTTAATATTTCCAACATTAGATATCGCCCATCTTACCTGTTGGATTGATAACTTAGCTAGCTAGTACTTTGTAATGGTAGCATAAGTTATATTCAGTGGTGGTACTTTAAACCTTGTCTGCTTTATGAAGTTAAAAATTATACCGAGAATGTGTACACAAGGACATCTGGCCTACAGGTTAGTTTAGAACACCTTTACCACTCAAgctctttaacaaaacaaaaacacacggaACAGAGTCATTAGATTTCATAGCACCATCCGAGTTGTAAGATCTTCTGAGCCACAGAGTAAACTGCCTAAACTGGCCTGCAATTTGTCATTCTCACAGTAATCCCACCCACCTGCACCTGCAATCTGATGGTGTACAGTATGCTCAGTGTCCAGTGATGACCAGTACCTGTGACATCCATGATGACTCCCCCAGCTTCAGTGAGTATGGCTGCTCCACCTGCCATATCCCAGCAGTGGATCCCCATGTGGTAATAAGCATCTGCTGCCCCACAAGCCACCAAACACAGATTCACAGCTGCACTGCCTGGGGTTCGGATCCTGCAATCCAATTGAGACATTCAAGTTTATATGGTTTGTTTATTTAGTTATGCAACCTTTTCTGTTATGCAAAACATTTCTTGTTGTCTGATTCCAACCGTCAACCTATGGTTATGACAGAGCTACAATTTTTATGCAATCTTTATGGTGTTTATGCACAACAGATCGTGCTGGTCACGGATGTCCACACCGTAACAATCGTCACAAGTGTTAAAATTATTTTGAACAAAATTAATTTAAAAGCTCTTGCTCTGTCACATGGCTTTGTGGTCTGAGACCAGAGTTAAAAGCCGGGCTTCCCTAGAGGACCCACACAGTAAGCACAGAGCAGAGGTGTGTCCTGTTGTACTTCCATTagctgggccgcccaatggaggatgggttcactTTTGAGTcatggtcctcccaaggttacTTCCTAATCCCTTCCTAGGGAGttcttccttgccactgttgccccagacttgctcattagggatctggacccatgcacttgcaaagctgctttatgacaacttgttgtgttgtgaaaagcgctatataaacaaatttgactttgacttttgaCTTTGTTGTACAGAATGGGGTTAGAACAAACTACTGTGCTTATTTATACCTGTCTATATGTAAAATTGTTCAAGAAGCCAGAGGTTAGAAGTACAGGATGGTACTCACCCATGAACAGGGATAGAAAGGATCCTCTCCATGTTGGCCATCAGGATTCTGAAGTGTTCGGGATCTTTTTTGAAACTCATCTCTGTCAGCACCAGGGACTTGGTGATGTCTACGTATAAATGGGAAAAATCTGTATAAGTTGCCATGCTTTGCCTGTCCAGGTCATATTTTGAAATACAAAATATGCACTGGCTGCAAACAGCAGTCAGAAGTTAATAAATGTCTCAGTGGCCATAACTCTGTGTTCATGGACTGACCTTGTTGCATTGAGACTTTGATAGGGGCTCCATTGCAGAACGCTCCTTTACCCTTGCGAGCAGTATACATTTTGTCCTCAATGCAACTGTACACAATTCCAAACTCTATCTAAGGAACAAGAACAGGTAAAAGTTTGATGTACCGATTTCTGTCCAGGGACCAGAGGCTGAATCCCCTAAAGATGGTGCACTAAAAATGCTGAATAAACCATGATCTCATGCTCCTTATACTGGTATAGCATGTAAGAACCTGGTACCACTCTGGATTGCACCTTAGACAGCTGAATATAACACTGAGTTTTATGACAGTGCAGACATGTAAAACAATCATTCACAATGAAAAGTCTAAACATGGCCATTCGTTTCTTAACCATATGCTCACTGTGCAGACCAAAACACTAATATAAAAATTGCATTTTCACAGACGATACAGAGTCTTTTGAAGCATATACAGATTAAAGAATTAACTGTTGTTTGGCTAATACTGCACGACAGGGTAGCAAGGTGCAATAGCCATCCATTAGCATGACAGTGATGTAAAGTGGATCTCATGAGCCCGTGTCCATAATTTATCCGATTAACATTTATTTGGTTGAAGGACATAAGCAGAGAGAGAACATGCACTTAACACTCCAAACGACTCAGGGGATTACAAGCTAATAAGTCACAGAAGAAGTACCTGTTTATTCACTGTAAATCCAATGGACACTGACACAAAGGGGAACCTGGACAGAGTCAGGAACAAAAAGTATGTTTCTTCAGCTCTTTCTACTGattttattcattcattaaatTTATTACATTGTTGTACTCAAAGATGTGTCAAGTGTCTGTTAATATTTGTATATAAGTAGTATATTTATAAGCAGCAGTACATGGTGTTTCACAGATTAGCCAAGTCCTCAAATCTTTCCCAACAAGCGTCATACTTAAACTATTCTAAAAGCATATAAATCACTTCTTTTCCATTTGTATGGGATGTAAATTTAGCTatacactcacccctcactttATTTAAAACTCACCTTGCATGTATCTACCCTCACTTTCCATTTTGTTAGGTACACTTACGCCTTTTGGGCATTTAACAGATGGTTCATAGTTCACCTGCTTGCAAGCACAACCTTTCATCCACCCTCTACTCATACAGTATTTTCATGCTGGAAAATCCCATCAGTCACTCACACCTGTGGACAAAGTTTGTGGTCCCATCGATGGGATCAATGATCCAGGTGGGGTTATCGGTGAGAATACTGGAGGCCCCAGCAGCCACCGATTCCTCACCTATGAAACTTAAACAGGTAAAGATgaagaaagatggagagggtATGAGTGAAAGATTGCCAACATGTTAACAGCACCCACAAGAGTCCCACAAGGTTAAATAATGGGTTGTTTTGATTAGATGTTTACTTGTTTTTAATCTTAACAGTACTGTCATTGCACTAAAGCCCCGAGCACCTGTGACTGGGATATTTCTTCTTGATGGAGGATATAATTAGTTCCTCCACCTTCTGGTCTGTATCTGTGACCAAGTCTACTGGGGAGCTCTTCTGCATGACAGATATATCTTTCTGTAGTGCATCACGAATCATCTGAAACACAGGACAACACACCGCATGGTCAGGGGGAAGAGAAGGGTGGCTCTAGTTTGCAAGACACAAAACAATATTAACAGTGTTACCTCTGAGTGAGCCCTCACAAAATGACATATGGACGGTGCCTTTTAGAAAACGTGTGAGAGTCTGGTGAGAACGAACAGCTAGTTTGGTCGCTCACCTTTCCTGCCTCTTCTGTAACGCCGAGACAGTGATCCATACACTCCTGCCAAGGGTCCATCATCAGACGTGTGTGACGGACGGAACCAGCAGTGCTAGAAACAACCCGTAACCGCGTCTGTCATTAGATATGTCAGCTAACGTTTTAATATAGCCAAGCTCTATATTAAAGAACATTGATTTAGCCGTGCACATAAACCAAAACACCGGCACTAAAAGCTCAGATTAGCTGCAGCCGTTGTCCGTTCTCCGCTGTGTTGTCGATGAAACGTTTTAGCTAGCtaggattttttttaaatattaatgtttCTCCAGGTAGCTAGCAAGTTCATTTTCATTCACTAACGCTAGTTAGCTGTCATTGCAGAAAGTAAGACGAAGCACAAACTCACCTTAGTAGGTAAAGCTTACAGAAATCACCgtatacacacaaaaaacagcCAGCTCAGTGAAAATATTTGCTAGCTAGCGTAGCACAGCTAGTATGAGGCACTGGAGTGGCAGCCTGAGCCCACCACACTACTGACAACCCGCCTTAGATGAGCTTCACAACCGCTCAGGGTGACCGTAAAGTTACGAAGCTTTCAGATTTATGATTTAAAGATtaagattaataataataataacgttTAAGAAAGAGTTTGGGCATGCGTGCGTGTTTATATACTCCAACAGTAATATGTGTACTGTAAACACTTCAGTTTGGTGTCAGATGAATCCAATGCTTTACTCCCAACACAGAAGATTACAACGAATGCCCCGTTCATATCAGTCTGTACTTGTTTATTCACACATAACATAACTTTAGAGGCATAAAGGTGGGTAGTTTCTCCATTACAGTGACTGCCAGATTAAATTCCATTTCATTTTGGTAGGTCTACTCTTCATATGAAAAGTATATCATTCTGTATAAGTGCTAATAGCCCTATATTTTTGAGAAGTCACTGCTAACTGGGCTTTTCAGTTAGAAATAATACGTGAATTGTTTTGGAAGGGTATTTCACTTAAAACTTTTCACTTAAAACTAATTCCTTTAAGGGGAAGGAGGACGAAATCTAGATTTTTGAATAAAATACAGCCATTGTAATTATAGCCTGTTCGTTTAACTTCCTTCCCAAATGGTGAAAActgaagttttttttcttttgacaaCTACAAGCCTCCCTTTATTTTCATAAGCGCTGCCCATTTCTAATTAAAGTCAtgggagcctgtgtgtgtgtgtgtgtgtgtgtgtgtgtgtgtgtgtgtgtgtgtgtgtgtgtgtgtgtgtgtgtgtgtgtgtgagtgtaagtgtTGTGTAGCAAAAAGTGGCAGgatgtcctcctctctctgtctgaaggTTTACCATGACGGTATGCACTATACGTTTTTTACCCTTCAGTTACTCTGAAAACGTGTGACTAGATTTGACTAGTGTTTACTTTTTGTGTACTTTGGATCACGTTTTGTGGCATAAACAAATTCATAAGGCATGTTATCACTACAATGATGACATATTCACATGGGACAAACAATTTTGGGGTATGTGAACACATTCTTTTCCCCATTAAATAGATTTGACTAATATGTGTGAAAGCATGAGAAAACAAATTGACTCTATGTTGTTAGTATTTAACATCGATTCATCAATCTCTTCGAATTCCTGTAACTCCATACCATGTAGCTATATGCCATTTGTGTTTATAAGCATTAGGGTATTTTTATAGTGTGTAGAATAGCAAACAACATTACATTAACATTAGCTATTTTTGCTTCAAGGACTTCACTTCAAGGACTGGGTCTTTACTTTCTTTCTATTATCTAGTAGCAGAAGAAACCctctttttttttgccttttgtCAATTCTGCCTCACAGTTGCTATTTAAACATTTGTCAGTAGGGGGAGTAGCAAGGCAGAAAATGGTGTGATTGCAAGCAAGTACGTTTGCGATGAATGTGAACCGTTAATTAAATGTTTGTCTGTCAGCcagtctgtctgtttgtttgtttgtttgtgtgtgatctgATTAATCATTCCCAAGTCACGAGCAAACAACAATGATGttgaaaaaaatattatttgcaGAACTTTATACTTAAATAAAGTTGCTTcaatttctttttctttgtttcatttgtAGTACTCATTGTTCTATTCCTCATTGGTCAAGTAAACTCAGGGCCTGGAACCACCCCAAATTTAAAACAAATTGTGCTTGGGCGATGTTATAACTATATCACCCTGGTCAACCCCAGTCCCAGGTGAGACAAGTAGATGCAATGTCCTTTTACAGAGTTTCTCTAGGAGTTAAACAGTGAATGTGCATAATTGTTGCTCTgcctctgaatgtgtgtgtgtgtgtgtgtgtgtgtgtgtgtgtgtgtgtgtgtgtgtgtgtgtactacgtAGGTATAACTGTGAGGAGATATGGCAGAAGTTTGAGGACGCGGTGGTCCGGAGGACACCATGCAACGTGAGAGTGAAAGATTATCATGGGATGTTCCAGGTTGCCACTCAGGTGATCCCCTGTGACAAAGTGAGTCTCTATGGAGATGCCATACCTGGTCCAGACGTGAGAAATGGGAGTTGACTATTTTATCAAATATACTTCTAGGTTTATGGAAGCCAAATTGTGTTTTGATGATACTTAATCATAAAAATTACAGCTACTTTTTAGTCTTGTTTAAACTTGAGAAACCTGGCTCACCATTGGCACGTACATGAAGCAAATGTAGCTATGTTTTACACTTTTTTAACACTTTTATCTTCAAACCTGCTAGCAGATCAGGCTGGAGAATCCAAGATATCTGAGACATTTGGTCATTGTTTTCAATTACACAACTGACAGATGCATAAAAATGCCTTTATTGCCAAACATGCTGTTGTGATCATCCATGATGTGGCCCTTATTCCCCCTGAGATCCAACAGATCACCTCTTGAATAGCCTGTCGATGTAAAAAGTTTATGTGAAATTTGGGCTGTGTGATTAGAGGTTGTATAATGGTCTACAACTGTTTGATACATGCTGATTTAACCTAAATATGAGCAACATGCTTGCTTGAACTAATAATGATTGATTATGAAACTCTATATGAATTTAACTTGGCATCTGAAGGCTCTTGAGAACTGGATGTATTCACCCTTTCTCTAAATTATAAATGCATTGTGTCATTCAATACTTCAATATCAATAACAGATGCTACTTTGGAGCAAGACACGGGGGTTCATGCACAACTATGCAGCTGTATCTGGACAGTTTTGGACTTTAGAGGACACACTGGTGGGATTTATGTTCAATGACCTCATCTGGTGTGGACAGCAGGAAAGAGACAGAGGTGCTTTCCCCACACATACAACGTTGCAAAGAGGAA
This window harbors:
- the LOC143519309 gene encoding inositol monophosphatase 1-like isoform X2, which produces MMDPWQECMDHCLGVTEEAGKMIRDALQKDISVMQKSSPVDLVTDTDQKVEELIISSIKKKYPSHSFIGEESVAAGASSILTDNPTWIIDPIDGTTNFVHRFPFVSVSIGFTVNKQIEFGIVYSCIEDKMYTARKGKGAFCNGAPIKVSMQQDITKSLVLTEMSFKKDPEHFRILMANMERILSIPVHGIRTPGSAAVNLCLVACGAADAYYHMGIHCWDMAGGAAILTEAGGVIMDVTGGPFDLMSRRLIVASSKNIAEGIAKKIQLLPCGRDDVS
- the LOC143519309 gene encoding inositol monophosphatase 1-like isoform X3, which produces MMDPWQECMDHCLGVTEEAGKMIRDALQKDISVMQKSSPVDLVTDTDQKVEELIISSIKKKYPSHSFIGEESVAAGASSILTDNPTWIIDPIDGTTNFVHRFPFVSVSIGFTVNKQIEFGIVYSCIEDKMYTARKGKGAFCNGAPIKVSMQQDITKSLVLTEMSFKKDPEHFRILMANMERILSIPVHGIRTPGSAAVNLCLVACGAADAYYHMGIHCWDMAGGAAILTEAGGVIMDVTDLA
- the LOC143519309 gene encoding inositol monophosphatase 1-like isoform X1; the protein is MMDPWQECMDHCLGVTEEAGKMIRDALQKDISVMQKSSPVDLVTDTDQKVEELIISSIKKKYPSHSFIGEESVAAGASSILTDNPTWIIDPIDGTTNFVHRFPFVSVSIGFTVNKQIEFGIVYSCIEDKMYTARKGKGAFCNGAPIKVSMQQDITKSLVLTEMSFKKDPEHFRILMANMERILSIPVHGIRTPGSAAVNLCLVACGAADAYYHMGIHCWDMAGGAAILTEAGGVIMDVTVPTVSVLIPTEHLVQSVHLVSGGQLTLILNHLPDLGRQLRQ